A part of Neoarius graeffei isolate fNeoGra1 chromosome 8, fNeoGra1.pri, whole genome shotgun sequence genomic DNA contains:
- the fosl1a gene encoding fos-related antigen 1a — MYRNYGNFGRGTDQNFPDNSSESVSSSASGIQTTSTGTTQRQEPKYSVAGSSQFVPTLNDINSNQDLQWLLQPSSFSMPGSSKQPVRHPYPLPPRFASVNLQPTQSHFLRSGVIRAITGSGSSTRRRNDEQLSAEELERRRIRRERNKLAAAKCRTRRRELTDSLQNETDQLEDKKSRLQKEIAELQKEKEKLELVLEAHRPICKVQDSDSDSDSNPVLPSLGGIKIEPADSELPGPSTKCQMSTKQEKPKPKIIIPPSTSSGSINPESDSLHTPILISTPSLTPFTSSLIFTYPTSSLDTSTPTSSQAQSLSASSMTPHGASQTSRNPESCSIAHRRSSSSGDQSDQSLNSPTILTI, encoded by the exons ATGTATCGAAACTACGGGAACTTTGGGCGAGGAACGGATCAGAACTTCCCGGATAATAGTTCTGAGTCTGTTTCGAGCTCCGCTAGCGGTATTCAAACTACCAGCACCGGTACGACTCAGCGTCAAGAG CCAAAGTACTCAGTAGCTGGATCCAGTCAGTTTGTTCCCACTCTAAATGACATAAATTCAAACCAAGACCTACAGTGGCTTCTGCAGCCTTCTAGTTTTTCAATGCCAGGATCATCCAAGCAGCCTGTTCGTCACCCTTATCCTCTGCCCCCAAGATTTGCATCTGTGAACCTTCAGCCTACCCAGTCACACTTTCTCCGATCAGGAGTCATCAGGGCAATAACAGGCTCAGGAAGCTCCACAAGACGCAGAAATGATGAACAA TTATCAGCAGAAGAACTTGAAAGACGAAGAATTAGAAGGGAACGAAACAAACTGGCTGCTGCCAAGTGTAGGACTCGTCGCCGTGAACTAACTGACTCGCTTCAGAAT GAGACTGACCAGTTGGAAGACAAAAAGTCCCGCCTGCAGAAGGAGATTGCTGAGCTGCAGAAGGAAAAGGAGAAGCTTGAACTGGTTCTTGAGGCCCACCGACCCATCTGCAAAGTCCAGGACTCTGATTCAGACTCTGACTCGAATCCTGTTCTTCCTTCCCTGGGTGGAATCAAAATTGAGCCAGCAGATTCTGAACTTCCTGGACCCTCTACAAAATGCCAGATGTCCACCAAACAAGAGAAACCAAAGCCAAAAATCATCATTCCACCTTCAACCTCTTCTGGCAGTATAAATCCAGAATCAGACTCCCTCCACACGCCGATCCTCATTTCCACGCCCTCTCTAACGCCGTTCACTTCTAGCCTAATCTTCACCTATCCTACTTCCTCTCTTGACACCAGTACTCCTACTTCGTCACAAGCACAGAGTCTTTCTGCATCCTCCATGACTCCGCATGGTGCGTCCCAGACCTCCCGTAATCCAGAGTCATGTAGTATTGCCCATCGACGTAGCAGCAGCAGTGGGGATCAGTCAGATCAATCCCTCAACTCCCCTACCATCCTGACCATTTAA
- the LOC132890152 gene encoding phospholipase A and acyltransferase 2-like, whose translation MASGNNGKEKPKPKAGDMIEFPRAAGYSHFGIYDGEGSVIHATSDYAASGSVIRKEPVEKVATNGNYKVSNQDNKKTPLSPETIVSQAEKRIGKPVQYNPVTNNCETVASELRYGKGHGHSEQGEKIKKSLVKTGEDFLRNAKETHNHFEGS comes from the exons ATGGCCAGCGGGAATAATGGGAAG GAAAAGCCTAAACCTAAAGCTGGAGACATGATTGAATTTCCACGTGCAGCTGGCTACTCCCACTTTGGGATCTATGATGGAGAGGGCAGTGTAATCCATGCCACATCTG ATTATGCAGCGAGTGGAAGTGTGATTAGAAAGGAACCTGTGGAGAAGGTGGCTACAAATGGGAATTACAAAGTCAGCAACCAAGACAATAAGAAGACCCCTCTCTCACCTGAAACTATTGTTTCACAAGCAGAGAAGAGGATTGGAAAACCTGTTCAGTACAATCCAGTCACCAATAACTGTGAAACTGTTGCCTCGGAATTGAGATATGGAAAAGGCCATGGCCATTCTGAACAG GGAGAGAAGATTAAAAAAAGTTTGGTTAAAACAGGAGAAGATTTTCTGAGGAATGCAAAAGAAACCCACAACCACTTTGAAGGTTCCTAA
- the ccdc85b gene encoding coiled-coil domain-containing protein 85B encodes MGSDGEILSHDLAKVSDEDLLACSKEELVSRLRREESEKMSALIQRGRLIKEVNKQLQGHLLEIRELKAINQRLQEENQELRDLCCFLDDDRLKVKKLAREWQLFGHHAAKVMRDDLGGYLKKLSDLERLQDGLIKENLDLKELCLVLEEECVSRSDSSPGGSTELNLPCMVARDLGDGSSSTGSVGSPDQLHLVCSPDD; translated from the coding sequence ATGGGGAGTGATGGTGAAATCCTAAGCCATGATTTGGCAAAGGTGTCTGATGAGGACTTGCTGGCTTGCTCGAAAGAAGAGCTGGTGAGTCGACTGCGGCGAGAGGAGTCGGAGAAGATGTCGGCGCTAATTCAGCGTGGGCGCCTAATCAAGGAGGTGAACAAGCAACTTCAGGGACATCTGCTTGAAATCAGGGAGCTCAAAGCCATCAACCAGCGGCTGCAGGAGGAGAACCAGGAGTTGCGTGACTTGTGCTGCTTTCTAGACGATGACAGGCTGAAGGTGAAGAAGCTGGCACGAGAATGGCAGCTATTTGGCCACCATGCCGCCAAAGTGATGCGTGATGACCTGGGCGGCTACCTGAAGAAGCTGTCTGACCTGGAGCGTCTGCAGGATGGTCTGATCAAGGAGAATCTGGACCTGAAGGAGCTGTGTCTCGTGCTCGAGGAGGAGTGTGTGAGCAGGAGTGATTCCAGCCCAGGGGGTTCAACTGAGCTCAATCTGCCATGTATGGTGGCCCGGGACCTTGGGGATGGAAGCTCAAGCACTGGGAGTGTAGGCAGCCCTGACCAGCTCCACCTGGTGTGCTCACCTGATGACTGA
- the LOC132890153 gene encoding serine-aspartate repeat-containing protein D-like, which yields MSKVTFAKNLQKGPDHKGERTCIMYHGTTMKAARTIKQTGFIRSVGGMLGSGVYVSRSFKKAACYPKGAKGQKRAVLKLSVCVGRVKKIDRQGHHLQKSWHQAGYDTAWVPPNCGMVKSGREENCVWDPERIRVLSILNNKRESSDEESTDADDDRSTDEDDDGAEGYDDSTNAYNDSSTDDDDNDDDDDESTDVYDDRSTDEDDDRDDDDDESTDVYDDRSTDEDDDRDDDDDESTDVYDDRSTDEDDDRDDDDDESTDAYDDRSTDEDDDQDDDDDDDVMDTMRMRGEESTDSSDE from the coding sequence ATGAGCAAAGTTACATTTGCTAAAAATCTTCAGAAGGGTCCAGACCACAAGGGGGAGAGAACATGCATCATGTACCATGGAACCACTATGAAGGCAGCACGAACGATCAAGCAAACGGGCTTCATTCGGTCTGTGGGTGGCATGCTTGGCTCTGGTGTCTACGTCAGCCGCAGCTTCAAGAAGGCAGCTTGCTACCCCAAGGGAGCCAAAGGCCAGAAACGAGCAGTGCTTAAACTGAGTGTCTGTGTGGGCAGAGTGAAAAAGATTGACAGGCAAGGCCACCACTTACAGAAGAGCTGGCACCAGGCAGGATACGACACAGCCTGGGTCCCACCCAACTGTGGCATGGTGAAAAGTGGGCGTGAGGAGAACTGTGTTTGGGATCCAGAGAGAATCAGAGTGCTCTCTATCCTAAACAACAAGAGAGAGAGTAGTGATGAGGAGTCAACAGATGCAGATGATGACAGATCAacggatgaggatgatgatggtgCTGAAGGTTATGACGATTCAACAAATGCTTATAATGACAGTTCAACAGATGAcgatgacaatgatgatgatgatgatgagtcaaCAGATGTGTACGATGACAGATCAACGGATGAGGATGATGatcgagatgatgatgatgacgagtcAACAGATGTATACGATGACAGATCAACGGATGAGGATGATGatcgagatgatgatgatgacgagtcAACAGATGTGTACGATGACAGATCAACGGATGAGGATGATGatcgagatgatgatgatgacgagtcAACAGATGCATACGATGACAGATCAACGGATGAGGATGATGatcaagatgatgatgatgatgatgatgtgatggaCACTATGAGGATGAGAGGTGAAGAGTCCACAGACTCCAGTGATGAGTGA